Proteins from one Choloepus didactylus isolate mChoDid1 chromosome 4, mChoDid1.pri, whole genome shotgun sequence genomic window:
- the LOC119531066 gene encoding 60S ribosomal protein L27a-like has product MPSRLRKTWKLRGHVSDGHGHISKHRKHPGGQGNAGSMHHHRINLNKYHPGYFGKVGMRHYHLKRNHSFCPTVNLDKLWTLVSEQTQVNVAKNKTGVAPIIDVVRSGYYKVLGKGQLPKQPVIVKAKFFSRRAEEKIKGVGGACVLVA; this is encoded by the coding sequence ATGCCTTCCAGATTGAGAAAGACCTGGAAACTCCGGGGCCACGTGAGCGATGGCCATGGCCATATCAGCAAACACCGGAAGCATCCAGGAGGCCAGGGTAATGCTGGCAGCATGCATCACCACAGGATCAACCTCAACAAATATCACCCAGGTTACTTTGGGAAGGTTGGTATGAGACATTATCACTTGAAGAGGAACCACAGCTTCTGTCCAACTGTCAACCTGGATAAACTGTGGACCTTAGTCAGTGAGCAGACACAGGTAAATGTTGCTAAGAACAAGACTGGAGTTGCTCCCATCATTGATGTGGTGCGATCCGGCTACTACAAAGTTCTGGGGAAGGGACAGCTCCCAAAGCAGCCTGTCATCGTGAAGGCCAAATTCTTCAGCAGAAGAGCTGAGGAGAAGATCAAGGGTGTGGGGGGAGCCTGTGTCCTCGTGGCTTGA